One genomic window of Undibacterium cyanobacteriorum includes the following:
- a CDS encoding adenine phosphoribosyltransferase gives MINPQEFIKQHVRTVPDWPQAGIQFRDITPLLQDPQVFRVLIDIFLERYASANLQYVAGLDARGFILGSVIAYELNLGFIPIRKKGKLPFHTIAEEYDLEYGNATVELHTDACKAGDRVLLVDDLIATGGTMIAGKKLLERLGATVVEAAVIVDLPELGGSQLIRDAGLEVFKVCDFAGH, from the coding sequence ATGATCAACCCACAAGAATTTATTAAGCAACATGTGCGTACTGTGCCCGATTGGCCACAAGCGGGCATTCAATTTCGCGATATCACTCCCTTACTGCAAGACCCACAAGTGTTTCGGGTTTTGATTGATATTTTCTTAGAACGCTATGCCAGCGCCAATTTGCAATACGTAGCCGGCCTTGATGCGCGTGGTTTTATTCTTGGTTCGGTGATCGCCTATGAATTGAATTTGGGCTTCATTCCGATTCGCAAAAAAGGTAAGTTGCCATTTCATACGATCGCTGAGGAATATGATTTGGAGTACGGCAATGCCACGGTTGAACTGCATACCGATGCCTGCAAGGCGGGCGATCGCGTATTGTTGGTGGATGACTTAATCGCTACCGGCGGTACCATGATCGCTGGCAAAAAGCTTTTGGAACGCTTAGGTGCAACCGTAGTGGAAGCGGCCGTGATTGTTGATTTACCAGAGCTCGGCGGTTCGCAGCTGATACGCGATGCAGGACTCGAAGTCTTCAAGGTTTGCGATTTTGCGGGTCATTGA
- the lptC gene encoding LPS export ABC transporter periplasmic protein LptC: MTADRIRIWLSVVLLGLVMLGGFWIYEVMRRNSEDSANSGRVRTEPDYFVEHFNFVRISQSGNTNYRVTGQKLTHFPQEDEFEIQQPRIVGIDQEKTPMNIRADRAIVKQKVQEKDGGLIEDQIHLLDNVEVVRAGSATVVEVQLNTNHLVLYPDSERMRTDQAIVLKTPSAHITAVGIEADNARQTIRFLNQLRATINSKQTKQK; this comes from the coding sequence ATGACCGCTGACCGCATCCGAATTTGGCTCTCTGTGGTCCTTTTAGGACTCGTCATGCTTGGCGGCTTCTGGATCTACGAAGTAATGCGTAGAAATAGCGAAGACTCCGCGAATAGTGGACGTGTTCGCACCGAACCTGATTACTTTGTTGAGCACTTCAACTTCGTTCGCATTTCTCAAAGTGGAAATACCAACTATCGCGTGACTGGACAAAAGCTCACACACTTTCCTCAAGAAGACGAGTTCGAAATTCAGCAACCACGCATTGTCGGCATTGATCAAGAAAAAACGCCGATGAACATCCGCGCAGATCGCGCCATCGTGAAGCAAAAAGTGCAAGAGAAAGACGGTGGCTTGATCGAGGATCAAATTCACCTACTCGACAATGTGGAAGTCGTACGCGCTGGCAGCGCAACGGTAGTAGAGGTCCAATTGAATACCAATCATTTGGTTTTATATCCAGACAGCGAACGCATGCGTACCGACCAAGCGATCGTTCTCAAGACCCCCAGTGCCCATATTACTGCAGTAGGAATCGAAGCGGATAATGCTCGACAAACGATACGTTTCTTAAATCAGTTGCGAGCCACAATCAATAGTAAGCAAACAAAACAAAAATGA
- the hpf gene encoding ribosome hibernation-promoting factor, HPF/YfiA family produces the protein MNLTISGHHVEVTPAIREYVQNKLERVRRHFDQVIDIAVILTVDKLREKDKRHKADINLHLSGKDIHVESLAHDLYAAIDALIDKLDRQVIKHKDKIQDHQHDAIKHMPDPASA, from the coding sequence ATGAATCTCACCATCAGTGGACACCATGTCGAAGTAACTCCTGCAATTCGTGAATATGTTCAAAACAAATTAGAACGGGTAAGACGACACTTCGATCAAGTCATTGATATCGCAGTCATTTTGACAGTTGATAAGCTCCGAGAAAAGGACAAACGCCACAAAGCCGATATTAATCTTCATCTCAGCGGTAAAGATATTCACGTCGAAAGCTTAGCGCATGATCTGTATGCAGCCATCGACGCTTTAATCGATAAACTCGATCGTCAGGTCATCAAACACAAGGACAAAATCCAAGACCATCAACACGACGCTATCAAACATATGCCTGATCCGGCATCTGCATAA
- a CDS encoding KdsC family phosphatase: MQSTLELAREKAASVKLMIFDVDGILTDGSLHFSADGEVMKTFNVLDGQGIKLLQNAGIETAIISARQSAIVTKRATDLGITHIRQGIHDKKSAFIQLIAELNFAAQECGFIGDDVIDLPVLLQVGFAASVQNAHAEVRKRVDYTTQSSGGRGAVREICDFILAAQGKYEAALAPFLKVT, from the coding sequence ATGCAAAGTACTCTCGAACTTGCACGCGAAAAAGCGGCGAGCGTTAAATTGATGATCTTTGATGTTGACGGCATTTTGACCGATGGCAGTCTGCATTTCAGTGCGGACGGTGAGGTTATGAAAACTTTCAATGTGCTTGATGGGCAAGGCATTAAACTATTGCAGAATGCAGGTATCGAAACGGCAATCATTAGCGCTCGGCAATCGGCTATTGTTACGAAACGCGCCACCGATCTTGGCATCACTCATATTCGGCAAGGTATCCACGACAAGAAAAGTGCATTCATCCAGCTCATCGCAGAACTCAATTTTGCTGCGCAGGAATGTGGTTTTATTGGCGACGATGTCATCGATCTTCCGGTCTTACTACAAGTTGGCTTTGCCGCCAGTGTGCAGAACGCTCACGCAGAAGTTCGCAAGCGCGTCGATTACACGACTCAGTCCTCAGGTGGACGAGGCGCAGTGCGCGAGATCTGTGATTTCATCCTTGCCGCGCAAGGCAAGTATGAAGCAGCATTAGCGCCTTTTCTCAAAGTGACATGA
- a CDS encoding RNA polymerase factor sigma-54 codes for MKQSLQLRTSQHLALTPQLQQSIRLLQLSTLELHQELETLLIENPMLERVDDALDSAVRLLADGTINNATQQSESEFAVAEKSEANGTEQATKTDNTDTNGDGETQISSEDDWSFEDAPISGTKNNDEEDGRPQLEAAQITLREYLLEQMRVTVREGRDRALIELIIDAIDENGYLCETLEDIHDSLPIDLCVEMEELQFALKMVQSFEPEGVGARSTTECLSLQIRRLPKIPFVTRRLALQIVEEHLALFAQRDFTKLRKLLQCDDEDLREAQCVIRMCNPKPGLAYSEGKSDYVVPDVVVKKMGDEWQVMLNRDVMPRLRVNQLYANLMKQQRGDGSLSPQLQEARWLIKNMRQRFDTILRVAQAIVERQYNFFTHGAVAMRPLVLREIADTLGLHESTISRVTTQKYMLTPHGMFELKYFFGSHVATEAGGEASSTAIRALIKQLIGEEDQKKPLSDSKIADILGEQGMVIARRTVAKYREALKIPPVSLRKSL; via the coding sequence ATGAAGCAAAGCTTACAGCTCCGCACTTCGCAACATCTAGCGCTGACACCGCAGTTGCAGCAATCGATACGCTTGCTGCAGTTATCGACGCTGGAGCTCCATCAAGAACTTGAAACGCTCTTGATTGAAAATCCTATGCTCGAGCGTGTAGATGACGCACTCGATAGTGCGGTGCGACTGCTGGCGGATGGCACCATCAATAACGCCACTCAGCAGAGCGAATCAGAGTTTGCGGTGGCAGAAAAATCCGAAGCTAACGGAACCGAACAAGCTACAAAAACCGACAACACTGACACCAACGGTGATGGTGAAACGCAGATCAGCAGCGAGGATGATTGGAGCTTCGAAGATGCACCAATCTCAGGCACTAAGAACAATGATGAAGAAGATGGTCGCCCGCAATTAGAGGCCGCCCAAATCACTTTACGCGAGTATTTATTGGAGCAAATGCGCGTCACCGTCAGAGAAGGACGCGATCGCGCTTTGATCGAGTTGATCATTGATGCAATTGATGAGAATGGCTACCTTTGTGAAACGCTCGAAGATATTCACGATAGTTTGCCCATCGATCTTTGTGTCGAAATGGAGGAATTGCAGTTCGCACTCAAGATGGTGCAGAGTTTCGAGCCTGAGGGTGTTGGTGCACGCAGCACCACTGAGTGTCTCAGCTTACAAATTCGACGCTTACCGAAAATTCCTTTCGTGACGCGTCGCTTGGCCTTGCAGATTGTTGAGGAACATTTAGCCCTGTTTGCACAACGCGACTTCACCAAACTACGCAAACTGTTGCAATGTGACGACGAAGACTTGCGTGAAGCGCAATGCGTCATTCGCATGTGTAATCCTAAGCCTGGCCTCGCCTATTCGGAGGGTAAATCCGACTATGTAGTCCCTGATGTCGTTGTAAAAAAAATGGGTGACGAATGGCAGGTGATGTTGAATCGTGACGTTATGCCACGCTTACGCGTGAATCAACTGTACGCTAACTTAATGAAGCAACAACGTGGCGATGGTAGTCTCAGCCCTCAACTTCAAGAAGCTCGTTGGCTGATCAAAAATATGCGGCAGCGCTTTGATACGATTTTGCGCGTTGCACAAGCCATAGTCGAAAGACAATACAATTTCTTTACTCATGGTGCAGTTGCAATGCGCCCCCTTGTTTTACGCGAAATTGCTGATACACTGGGATTACACGAGAGCACTATTTCTCGTGTAACGACTCAAAAATACATGCTCACTCCGCATGGTATGTTTGAGTTGAAATACTTCTTCGGTAGTCACGTCGCCACCGAAGCTGGAGGTGAAGCCTCCTCGACGGCGATACGTGCTCTGATCAAACAATTAATAGGAGAAGAAGACCAGAAAAAACCTCTCTCGGACAGTAAGATCGCCGACATTTTGGGAGAACAAGGCATGGTCATCGCTCGGCGAACGGTCGCTAAGTATCGCGAGGCTCTGAAAATTCCCCCAGTCAGTTTGCGAAAATCTTTGTAA
- the lptB gene encoding LPS export ABC transporter ATP-binding protein, which produces MTSTLAIQGLQKRYGMRQVVRDVALEVKSGEVVGLLGPNGAGKTTSFYMIVGLVPSDAGKIDIDGTDISSLPIHQRARLGLSYLPQEASVFRKLSVEDNVRAVLELQSDDNGKALSKAEIDQRLNTLLTELQIDGLRESPARALSGGERRRVEIARALATNPRFVLLDEPFAGVDPIAVIEIQRIVRFLKERNIGVLITDHNVRETLGICDHAYIINQGSVLASGRPDEIITNETVRRVYLGEHFRM; this is translated from the coding sequence ATGACAAGCACACTTGCAATACAAGGTCTGCAAAAACGCTATGGCATGCGCCAAGTGGTCCGTGACGTCGCCCTCGAAGTCAAGAGTGGTGAAGTCGTCGGCTTATTGGGCCCAAATGGTGCGGGCAAAACGACGTCGTTTTATATGATTGTGGGACTAGTGCCATCCGATGCTGGAAAAATCGATATCGACGGTACTGATATTTCTAGCCTACCGATTCACCAACGCGCTCGCCTTGGTCTTTCCTACCTGCCGCAAGAAGCTTCAGTGTTTCGCAAACTATCGGTAGAAGACAATGTGCGCGCCGTGCTGGAACTACAAAGCGACGACAATGGCAAAGCATTGAGCAAAGCGGAGATCGATCAGCGTCTCAATACACTGCTCACCGAATTACAAATCGATGGCTTACGCGAAAGCCCTGCGCGTGCTTTGTCAGGCGGCGAACGTCGTCGTGTCGAGATCGCCCGCGCACTAGCCACGAACCCGCGTTTCGTCTTACTCGATGAACCATTTGCAGGGGTTGACCCAATTGCGGTGATTGAGATCCAGCGTATCGTGCGCTTCCTCAAAGAGCGCAATATCGGCGTCTTAATTACTGACCACAATGTGCGTGAGACCTTGGGTATTTGCGACCACGCCTACATCATTAATCAAGGCTCCGTTTTGGCAAGTGGTCGCCCTGATGAAATCATCACCAATGAAACCGTGCGTCGAGTGTATCTCGGCGAACACTTCCGCATGTAA
- a CDS encoding KpsF/GutQ family sugar-phosphate isomerase, whose product MRTLNHTSPVKLPLSADSTSHAMQLAVDTLQIEADAILALKQRLAGADAQAFTDAMQFILACSGKVVVSGIGKSGHIARKMAATFASTGTPSFFVHPAEAAHGDLGMVTSNDVLIAISYSGEAGELVAILPIVRRLGVKLIAMTGNPHSTLAKLADLHLNVYVEKEACPLNLAPTASTTVTLAMGDALAVAVLDARGFKEDDFARSHPGGALGRRLLTHVKDIMRTGTAIPQVGPETTLSTALLEITQKGMAMTAVVDAEETLLGVFTDGDLRRLIEKNLNLSTLAIGEVMGTHPRTIKPEQLAVEAVEIMETHRINQLLVCDANNKLVGALHIHDLTRAKVI is encoded by the coding sequence ATGAGAACACTAAACCACACCTCTCCCGTCAAGCTACCGCTTAGCGCCGACAGCACCAGTCATGCGATGCAATTGGCCGTCGATACTTTACAGATCGAAGCTGATGCTATCCTCGCACTGAAACAACGACTTGCAGGTGCTGATGCACAAGCTTTCACTGATGCCATGCAATTCATCCTCGCTTGCAGTGGCAAGGTGGTTGTTTCCGGTATCGGAAAATCAGGACATATCGCGCGCAAGATGGCGGCCACTTTTGCCTCAACAGGAACGCCATCGTTTTTTGTACACCCGGCAGAGGCTGCGCACGGCGACCTCGGCATGGTCACGTCCAACGACGTGTTGATCGCGATCTCTTACTCTGGTGAAGCGGGCGAACTAGTTGCTATTTTGCCGATCGTACGACGCCTCGGTGTGAAGTTAATCGCCATGACCGGCAATCCCCATTCGACCCTCGCTAAATTGGCTGATCTGCATCTCAACGTGTACGTTGAAAAAGAAGCTTGCCCACTCAATTTGGCGCCAACTGCGAGCACGACGGTGACTCTAGCGATGGGTGATGCCCTTGCGGTCGCCGTCCTTGATGCACGTGGTTTTAAAGAAGACGATTTTGCAAGATCGCATCCGGGTGGCGCTTTAGGACGACGTCTACTGACCCACGTCAAAGACATTATGCGAACTGGCACAGCCATCCCGCAGGTCGGCCCGGAAACAACATTGAGCACGGCTTTGCTGGAAATCACCCAAAAAGGTATGGCGATGACCGCTGTGGTTGATGCAGAAGAGACTCTACTCGGCGTCTTCACCGACGGCGATTTACGTCGTCTGATTGAGAAAAATCTCAACTTAAGCACGCTTGCAATTGGCGAGGTTATGGGCACGCATCCTCGAACGATCAAACCAGAACAACTGGCAGTGGAAGCGGTTGAGATCATGGAGACTCACCGTATCAACCAACTTTTGGTATGCGATGCAAACAATAAACTTGTTGGCGCATTACATATCCATGACCTCACCCGCGCGAAGGTAATTTAA
- a CDS encoding cation:proton antiporter domain-containing protein, translating into MTALDTTLVLLSCAVLGVVAFRMLNLPPMLGYLGVGILIGPFALGWARESAATHQLAEFGVVFLMFSIGLEFSLPKLISMRRAVFGLGLAQVVATIVVAMLGAIAAGMLLPQYFQMSWKAAFALGGALSMSSTAIVSKMLTEKLELESPHGRQIISVLLFQDLAVVPLLILVPALASDSENLSLSLGLASVKAAAVLFLLFFVGKRVVRSWFTVVVKRRSQELFMLNLLLFTLGAAWLTEKAGLSLALGAFVAGMLISETEYKHQVEEDIKSFRDVLLGLFFVTVGMLLNLGLMVEYGWLILLLLTIPVLLKFGLIFALARLFKCPTSVALRTGLGLAQAGEFGFVLLNQAGGLNLIDPLLLQLILASMVVSMLISPFILAKSDWIVMKLSANEWMMQSLALTQIAARTMKTKKHVIIAGFGRSGQNLARLLSEEKIDYHALDLDPDRISEAQTAGANVSYGDAARRESLTAAGINRAAALVITYTNTHSALKILHLVHELNPSLPVVVRSHDDSDLEKLREAGATEVVPDLMEGSLMLASHALVLLGVPLRRVVHTVQMARDARYESLRGFFHGASDASDDAESLQLRLHTVVLGERSKALGKTICDLSFDEINVDITTVRRGKTRIEFDPNLVLQNGDVLVLRGTAEGVARAEQKIIKGQ; encoded by the coding sequence ATGACTGCACTTGATACCACTCTCGTCCTCCTTAGCTGCGCCGTTCTTGGTGTGGTTGCTTTCCGCATGCTTAATTTGCCGCCGATGCTGGGTTACCTCGGTGTTGGTATTTTGATCGGCCCCTTTGCGCTAGGCTGGGCACGAGAGAGCGCAGCGACACACCAGCTCGCCGAGTTTGGGGTGGTGTTCTTGATGTTTTCGATTGGCCTTGAGTTTTCGCTACCCAAACTAATTTCGATGCGACGCGCGGTATTTGGTTTAGGTTTGGCGCAGGTGGTCGCCACCATCGTGGTGGCAATGTTGGGTGCCATTGCTGCTGGCATGCTGCTGCCACAATATTTTCAGATGAGTTGGAAAGCTGCATTCGCCCTCGGTGGTGCTTTGTCGATGTCGTCAACCGCGATTGTGTCGAAGATGCTCACTGAAAAACTGGAGCTGGAAAGCCCACATGGGCGCCAAATCATCAGCGTATTGTTGTTTCAAGATCTGGCAGTCGTACCTTTGCTGATTTTGGTACCGGCACTGGCAAGTGATTCCGAAAATTTGAGCTTGAGTTTGGGCTTGGCATCGGTGAAGGCTGCGGCGGTGCTGTTCTTGTTGTTCTTTGTTGGGAAGCGTGTGGTCAGATCTTGGTTCACCGTGGTTGTCAAACGCCGCTCGCAGGAACTGTTCATGCTCAATCTTTTGCTCTTCACATTAGGCGCGGCTTGGTTGACCGAGAAAGCAGGTTTGTCCTTGGCGCTTGGCGCCTTTGTCGCTGGCATGTTGATCTCTGAGACTGAGTACAAACATCAAGTGGAGGAAGACATTAAGTCCTTCCGCGACGTCTTGTTGGGATTGTTCTTCGTGACGGTTGGAATGCTGCTCAACCTTGGATTGATGGTCGAGTACGGTTGGCTGATCCTTCTCTTATTGACGATTCCGGTGTTGCTGAAATTTGGTTTGATTTTCGCGCTGGCGCGTTTGTTCAAATGTCCGACCAGCGTGGCATTGCGAACTGGTTTAGGTTTGGCGCAGGCTGGTGAATTCGGATTCGTTTTATTGAACCAAGCGGGCGGTTTGAATTTGATCGATCCCTTGTTGTTGCAATTGATCTTGGCTTCGATGGTGGTATCAATGCTGATCTCGCCATTTATTTTGGCCAAGTCAGACTGGATTGTTATGAAGCTGTCTGCCAATGAATGGATGATGCAATCCTTAGCCTTGACGCAGATCGCAGCACGTACCATGAAAACTAAGAAGCACGTTATCATCGCGGGCTTCGGACGTAGCGGTCAAAATTTGGCACGCTTACTAAGTGAAGAAAAAATTGATTACCATGCACTCGACTTGGACCCCGACCGGATTAGCGAGGCTCAAACGGCGGGCGCCAATGTGTCCTATGGCGATGCGGCAAGACGTGAAAGTTTGACGGCGGCAGGGATTAATCGTGCGGCGGCTTTGGTCATCACCTACACCAACACACACTCCGCGTTAAAGATTTTGCATTTGGTGCACGAGCTCAATCCGAGTTTGCCGGTGGTGGTGCGTAGTCACGACGATAGCGATCTAGAAAAATTGCGTGAGGCAGGCGCGACCGAAGTCGTGCCTGATCTAATGGAAGGCAGCTTGATGTTGGCCTCGCATGCTTTGGTCTTGCTCGGAGTTCCTTTGCGTCGAGTCGTGCACACGGTGCAAATGGCGCGCGATGCACGTTACGAATCTTTGCGCGGTTTCTTCCATGGCGCCAGCGACGCGAGCGATGATGCCGAAAGCTTGCAGTTACGCTTGCACACAGTGGTATTGGGTGAGCGCAGTAAGGCGCTCGGAAAAACCATCTGTGACTTGTCATTTGATGAGATCAATGTAGACATCACGACTGTGCGCCGTGGCAAAACGCGCATTGAATTTGATCCGAATCTGGTCTTACAAAATGGCGACGTTTTGGTGCTGCGTGGTACCGCGGAAGGTGTCGCGCGCGCAGAACAAAAAATAATCAAGGGACAATAA
- a CDS encoding LptA/OstA family protein, whose protein sequence is MYKINVSTLILSLLLGFVSSQALAEKADKFKETKVSGIAGAYDASKNIITFEKIEVTRGTLYIRGEKGTDISIPTSKEHPEGGGTTVLLGTPANPVFFRQKRDGGEELWIEGTAQRVEYNKASDVVTFHGAAVIRFLDHQKETRKLEGEFFSYDSPNDFLNLANSSTGKSTQNGGRVTFTQQPEKAKTETKTSKP, encoded by the coding sequence ATGTATAAAATCAACGTCTCCACCCTTATCCTAAGTTTGCTTTTGGGCTTTGTGAGCTCACAAGCCTTGGCTGAAAAAGCGGACAAGTTCAAGGAGACGAAGGTCTCTGGTATCGCTGGCGCATATGACGCTAGCAAGAACATTATTACCTTTGAAAAGATCGAAGTCACGCGCGGAACTTTATATATTCGCGGCGAGAAGGGCACTGATATTTCAATTCCAACCAGCAAAGAACATCCCGAAGGCGGTGGCACGACGGTCTTGCTCGGAACCCCGGCAAACCCAGTTTTTTTTCGCCAAAAGCGCGATGGTGGCGAGGAGCTTTGGATAGAAGGTACAGCGCAACGTGTCGAATATAACAAAGCCAGCGATGTAGTGACTTTTCATGGTGCTGCTGTGATCCGTTTTCTTGACCATCAAAAAGAAACTCGCAAGCTTGAGGGCGAATTTTTCTCGTACGATAGCCCAAATGATTTCTTGAATCTCGCGAACTCTTCGACTGGAAAAAGTACACAAAACGGCGGTCGTGTCACTTTCACTCAGCAGCCTGAAAAAGCCAAAACAGAAACAAAAACAAGCAAACCCTAG
- a CDS encoding BPSS1780 family membrane protein, whose translation MNPYSIDPNQSYSPPPSDLVPSSSDENFIREGRAVPVGSSIAWLQSGFNTFKAAPGVWIGVLLINFVINFLVGLVPFVGSIVTYVLMPVFTAGFMMLCHAIYKKEAPSVDLMFAGFKNNTGQLALVGLLWFVGIVVIVGALVAFFFASIGFAALGGLAKSGDFSSLFMGMGVGKIIGVVIVGMLMMLVLSAATYFAPVLVMNHKMDAIEAIKSSFSACLKNVLVFVVYFFVMVGAMIVFGVLAAMLGWIMILVMIVGAFVLWPTVVAAIYAAYRQIYFAE comes from the coding sequence ATGAATCCATATTCAATCGACCCAAATCAATCTTATTCACCGCCACCATCCGATCTAGTTCCCAGTTCCAGTGATGAAAATTTTATTCGTGAGGGGCGTGCCGTTCCTGTGGGAAGTTCAATTGCTTGGTTGCAAAGCGGTTTCAATACATTTAAGGCCGCGCCAGGTGTGTGGATCGGTGTTCTACTGATTAATTTTGTGATTAATTTTTTGGTGGGCTTAGTGCCGTTCGTGGGTTCTATCGTGACTTATGTTTTGATGCCTGTGTTCACGGCAGGCTTTATGATGCTTTGCCATGCGATCTACAAAAAAGAAGCACCGTCGGTTGACTTAATGTTTGCAGGTTTTAAGAACAATACTGGCCAGTTAGCTTTAGTGGGGCTGCTGTGGTTCGTGGGTATTGTGGTCATCGTTGGCGCGTTAGTTGCGTTCTTCTTCGCGAGCATTGGTTTCGCAGCCTTGGGTGGTTTAGCGAAAAGTGGTGATTTCTCTAGTTTGTTCATGGGTATGGGCGTTGGCAAAATCATTGGCGTTGTGATCGTGGGCATGCTGATGATGTTGGTGCTTTCCGCCGCGACCTACTTTGCACCAGTACTGGTAATGAACCACAAAATGGATGCGATTGAGGCGATCAAAAGTAGTTTCTCTGCGTGCTTGAAGAATGTACTCGTGTTCGTCGTCTATTTCTTTGTGATGGTCGGTGCGATGATCGTATTTGGTGTATTGGCCGCGATGCTAGGTTGGATCATGATCTTAGTCATGATCGTTGGGGCATTTGTTTTATGGCCAACCGTCGTAGCTGCCATTTATGCTGCCTATCGCCAAATTTATTTTGCTGAGTGA